The following proteins are encoded in a genomic region of Arachis ipaensis cultivar K30076 chromosome B02, Araip1.1, whole genome shotgun sequence:
- the LOC107625855 gene encoding peroxidase P7: MASSHGNYYFSLILSVLVFAIVASSGLSQLTPDYYENSCPNALSTIKSVVKAAVKKERRMGASLLRLHFHDCFVNGCDGSILLDPTSTIESEKNALPNKNSVRGFEVVDEIKHAVDEACGNPIVSCADILAVAARDSVVALGGPTWDVRLGRRDSTTANPNGANTNLPAPFLDLPQLMKSFQDQGLDEKDLVALYGAHTIGSARCVTYRGHIYNDTNIDPKFANSLRYICPRDVGVGDDNLAPLDCTATKFDSQYYSDLINKKGLLHSDQEFFNGGPTDQLVKEYSYNSKAFFQDFANSMIKMGNIQPLTGEQGEIRANCRKVNNYY, translated from the exons ATGGCATCATCACATGGGAATTATTATTTCTCATTAATTCTAAGTGTTTTGGTGTTTGCAATTGTTGCAAGCAGTGGTTTGTCACAGCTAACACCAGATTACTATGAGAATTCATGCCCTAATGCTTTGAGTACCATCAAAAGTGTTGTGAAGGCTGCCGTAAAGAAAGAACGCCGTATGGGTGCTTCTTTGCTTCGCTTGCACTTCCATGATTGCTTTGTTAAT GGTTGTGATGGTTCAATTCTTCTGGACCCCACATCCACCATTGAGAGTGAAAAGAATGCATTGCCTAATAAGAACTCTGTTCGAGGATTTGAAGTGGTCGATGAAATCAAGCATGCAGTGGACGAAGCTTGTGGAAACCCAATTGTTTCTTGTGCAGACATTTTGGCTGTTGCTGCTAGAGATTCTGTGGTTGCA TTAGGAGGTCCAACATGGGATGTAAGACTAGGAAGAAGAGACTCTACCACAGCAAACCCTAACGGCGCAAACACGAACCTGCCGGCGCCATTTCTTGACCTTCCCCAACTAATGAAGAGCTTCCAAGACCAAGGGCTAGATGAGAAGGACCTAGTGGCTCTCTATGGAGCACACACCATAGGTTCAGCACGTTGTGTTACATATAGGGGCCATATTTACAATGACACAAACATTGATCCCAAATTTGCAAATTCTCTTAGGTACATTTGCCCTAGGGATGTTGGAGTAGGTGATGATAATCTTGCTCCTTTGGATTGTACGGCTacaaaatttgattctcaatATTATAGTGATTTGATCAACAAGAAGGGCCTTCTTCATTCTGATCAAGAATTCTTCAATGGTGGCCCCACGGATCAATTGGTTAAGGAGTATAGCTATAATTCCAAAGCTTTCTTTCAAGACTTTGCAAATTCTATGATTAAGATGGGAAATATTCAGCCACTAACTGGGGAACAAGGTGAAATTCGTGCTAATTGCAGGAAAGTCAACAattattattga